GGGGGGTCCGGGCGCAGCTTCGACCTGGCCTCGGTGCGCTACGGCAAGATCGTGCTCATGACGGACGCCGACGTCGACGGCGCCCACATCCGCACGCTCCTGCTGACGTTGTTCTTCCGGTACATGCGTCCCCTCATCGACGCCGGCCGCGTGTTCGCCGCCGTGCCGCCGCTGCACCGCGTGGAGGTCAACGGCGCCGGCCGGCGCGAGCGCGAGGTGGTCTACACCTACTCCGACGCCGAGCTGCGCCGCGTGACGACCGACCTGACCCGCCGGGGCCGCACCTACAAGGAACCGCAGCGCTACAAGGGGCTGGGGGAGATGGACGAGGACCAGCTCGCCGAGACGACGATGGAGCGCGCGCACCGGACGCTGCGCCGGGTCACGGTCTCGGACGGGGCGGTCGCCGAGCGCGTCTTCGAGCTGCTCATGGGCAACGACGTCGCCCCGCGCAAGGACTTCATCATCGCCGGGGCCGAGAACCTCGACCGGGACCGCATCGACGCCTGAGGTCCCCCGCGCGATCGCGCACCGCGCACGCCCCCGGTTCACCGCGAACCGGGGGCGTCCTGCGTTCCGGACAGAACGGGTGTCTGTTTGGGTCCGATGTGTTGACTTACTGCCCGTATCGGGCGTAGAACTGTCCCAGCCCGACGGACCGGGCGAGAACGGACCCGACGAGGACGTCAGCAACGACGAGGACGTCAGCAGGAGCAGGTAGATGTACGCACCGGAGCGGCACCAGACGATCCTGGACGCGGCGCGCGGCGTCGGCCGGGTCGAGGTCACCGCGCTGGCCGAGCTGCTCGACGTGACGCCCGAGACGATCCGGCGCGACCTCACCGTCCTCGAACGCCGCGGCGTCCTGCGCCGCGTCCACGGCGGGGCCATCCCCGTCGAACGGCTCGGCGCCGAGCTGGCCGTCCCCGACCGCCAGGACGTCGCCGGCCCGGAGAAGGACCGGATCGCCCGCGCGGCCCTGGCCGAGCTGCCCGACGGCGGCACCCTGCTGCTGGACGCCGGCACCACCACGGCCCGCCTGGCCGAACTGCTGCCCACCGACCGCGAGCTCACGGTCGTCACCCACGCCCTGCCCATCGCCCAGGTCGTCGCCCAGACGGTGGCGACCCGCCCGAACGTGACCCTGCACGTCGTGGGGGGCACCGTCCGCGGCCGGACCCTGGCCGCGGTCGGGGTGTGGGCCGAACGCGCCCTCGCCGAGGTGTTCGCCGACGTCTGCTTCCTCGGGACGAACGCCCTCACCGTCGAGCACGGGCTCACGACGCCGGACCTCGCCGAGGCCGCCGTCAAGCGCTCCCTCATCTCCTCCGCCCGGCGCACCGTCGTGCTGGCCGACCACACCAAGTTCGGCCGCGACGACTTCGCCCACGTCGCAGACCTGGAGGCCGTCGACACCGTGATCACCGATTCCGCGACCGACCCCGAGATCCTCGGGGACGTCGAAGCCGCCGGCCCCCGGGTCGTGCGCGCGTGAAGGTCCTGACCGTCACCCCGAACCCGAGCCTCGACCACACCGTCGAACTCGCCGTCCTCACCCGCGGCGAGGTCCACCGGGCCCTCGCCGGTTCCGTCGAGGCCGGCGGCAAGGGCGTCAACGTCGCCCGCGCCCTGGCCCGGCACGGCCACCCGGCCACCGCCGTCCTGCCCTCGGGCGGGGTCGACGGCGCCCGCCTCGAGGCGTTGCTCGCCCCGCAGCGGGTGCGCGCGCTGACCGTCCCGATCACCGGGACGATCCGCACGAACACCACCGTCGTCGAGGCCGACGGCACCACGACCAAACTCAACGAACCCGGCCCGGAACTCACGGCCGACGACGTGGAGTCGTTGCAGCGCAGCGTTTCGTGTGGCCTCGATGACGACCCGGACTGGTTCGTCAGCAGCGGTTCCCTGCCGCCGGGCGCCCCCCTGGACCTGCACGCGCGGTTCGTCCGCGCCGCCCGGCGCGCCGGCGTCCGCTCCGCCGTCGACACCAGCGGGCCCGCGCTGGGGGCCGCCGTCGAGGCCGCCCCGGACGTGCTCAAACCCAACGAGGACGAACTCGCCGAACTGCTCGGCCGCGAACTGCACACCGTGGGCGACGTCGTCGCCGCCGCGGCGGAACTGCGTGAGCGCGGTGTGGGCGAGGTGCTGGTGAGCCTCGGCGGCGCCGGAGCCCTGCTCGTCGGCGACGACGGTGTCGTGTGGGCCGGGGGAGAACCCCTCGTCCCCCTCAGCACGGTGGGCGCCGGGGACTGCACGCTCGCGGGTTTCCTGCACGCGAGCGGGACCCCCGCCCAGCGCCTGGCGACGGCCGTGGCCTGGGGCCGCGCCGCCGTCCTGCTCCCGGGCAGTGCCGTCCCGGGCCAGGACGAGACCTCCCGCGCGGCCACCGCCGTCCGGACCCTGACCGATCCCGATCCCGACACCCTCGTGAAGGACCTGCAGCGATGACCGACCTGACCGCTCCCGAACTCGTCCTCACCGACCTGGTGGCGACCGACCGCGTCGACGCGACGCGTCAGCTGGCGCAGACGCTGGCCGCCGCCGGGCGCGTCACCGACCTCGAGCAGTTCCTCGCCGACGTGGCCGCCCGCGAGGAGCAGATGGCCACCGGGATCCCCGGCGGCATCGGCCTGCCCCACGCCCGCTCGGCGGCCGTGACGGTCCCGAGCCTGGCCGTCGGCCGCGTCGTCTCCGGCGAGCGCATCGACTGGGGCGCACCGGACGGCCCGGCGAACCTCGTGTTCCTCATCGCCGCGCCCACCGAGGGCGAGGCCGACCACCTGCAGATCCTCGCGGCCCTGGCCCGCAAGCTCGTGCACGTCTCCTTCCGCGAGTCCCTCCTCCAGGCGCCCGACGCCGCGGCCGTGGCCTCGACCGTCCTGACGGAGGTGTACGGACGATGAGGTTCGTCGCGATCACCAGCTGCCCCACGGGCATCGCCCACACGTACATGGCCGCCGAGGCCCTCGAGCAGGCCGGCAAGGCCGCCGGGCACGACGTCCAGGTCGAGACGCAGGGGTCGGCCGGCTCGGCCCCGTTCGACCCGGCCGTCATCGCCGCGGCCGACGGCGTCATCTACGCCGCCGACCTCGAGGTCCGCGACAAGGACCGGTTCGCCGGCCTGCCGTTCGTCGACGTCGGCGTCAAGAAGGCCGTCGCCGACGCCCCCGGTGTCGTGGCCGCCGCGGTCGCCGCGGTCGAGGCCGCACCGAAGGGTTCCACCCCGGCTCCGGCCGCCGGTCCGGCCCTGGCCACCAAGGTCACCTCGAACGCCGGGGTCGGCACCCGCGTGCGGCAGTGGCTCATGACCGGGGTCAGCTACATGATCCCGTTCGTCGCCGCCGGCGGCATCATGATCGCCCTCGCCTTCCTCATCGGCGGGTACCAGATCACCGACGTCACCGCCGCCGACCTCATCTCCGGTTTCGACCCGCTGTCCGCCGACGCCTGGGCCGGCCTGCTCTTCGTCCTCGGCGCGGCGTCCTTCGGGTTCCTCGTCCCCGTCCTGGCCGGGTTCATCGCCTTCGGCATCGCCGACCGCCCGGGCATCGCCCCCGGTTTCGTCGGCGGCACCATCGCCGTGACCGTCGGCAGCGGGTTCCTCGGCGGCCTCGTCGCCGGGTTCCTCGGCGGTTTCGTGGCCCTGGCCCTCGCCCGGCTGAAGGTGCCGAACGCCGTGCGCGGCATCATGCCCGTCGTCGTCATCCCGCTGGTCGCCACGTTCGTCACCGCCGGCGCCATGCTGGTCGTCCTCGGCCGGCCGATCGCCTGGCTCATGGACGAACTCACCGCCGGCCTGAACTCGCTGTCCGGCAGCGGGATCGTCCTGCTCGGCGTGATCCTGGGCGTCATGATGGCCGCCGACCTGGGCGGCCCGATCAACAAGGTCGCGTACACGTTCGCCACCACCGGTCTGGCCACCGTCGCGACGTCCTCGGGCAGCCCCGTCGAGCTCAAGGTCATGGCCGCGGTCATGGCCGCCGGCATGACCCCGCCGCTGGGCATCGCGCTCGCGACGTTCGTCCGCAAGAACCTCTTCACCGAGGCCGAACGGCAGAACGGCAAGGCCGCGGTCCTGCTCGGCGCGTTCTTCATCACCGAGGGCGCGATCCCGTTCGCGGCCGCCGCCCCCCTGCGCATCATCCCCGCCGCGATGATCGGTTCCGGCCTCACCGGCGGCCTGACCATGGCCTTCGGCAACACCCTGCGCGCCCCCCACGGCGGGATCGTCGTGTTCGGCCTCGTCGGTCAGCCCCTGCTGTACCTGCTGGCGATCCTCATCGGCACCGCCGTCACCGCCGTGGCCGTCATCGCCCTCAAGGGGTTCCACCGCAAGGCTCCCGAGGCGCAGACCGCCCCCGCCACCGCCCAGCCCGCGACCGTCTGATCCGTGAACGTCTGAGGAGGACCCCCGAGATGAGCACCCGCACCGCCACCGTCGCCTCCCGCGTGGGGCTGCACGCCCGCCCGGCCTCGCTGTTCGTCCAGGCCGCCGCGGCCACCGGTCTGCCGGTGACCGTCGCCGTCGGCGAGGGCGTACCCGTGGACGCGCGCAGCATCCTCATGGTCATGGGCCTGGGTGCCAAGCACGGCGACCAGGTCACGCTCACGGCCGAGGGGGAGGGCGCCGACGCGGCGCTGGACTCCCTCGTCGAGCTGGTCGAGACCGACCACGATGCCTGAGCTCCACCCCCTGCTCCACGGCGTGGGCGTGGGGACGGGGGCCGCGGTGGGCACGGCCGTCGTCCTCGCCCCGGCCGCCCGTCCGCCGGCCGACGAACCCGCCGATCCCGGTGCCGGTCCCCGCGTCCGGGAGGCCTTCGAGGCCGTCGCCGCCGAACTGCGCCGGCGTGCGGAGACGGCGGGGGGCACGACGGGCGAGGTCCTGCAGGCCACGGCCCTCATGGCCGCCGACCCCGGGCTCCTCGCCGTCGTCGACCAGCGGCTCGCGGCCGGGTCCGGGCCGGCCACCGCCGTCGACGAGGCCGTCGAGCAGTTCTGCGCCGTGCTGGCCGCCAGCGGCCCCTACCTCGCCGAGCGGGTCACGGACCTGCGCGACGTCCGGGACCGCGTCGTGGCCCGCGTGTTGGGGCTGCCCGAACCCGGTGTCCCGCAGCTGACCGGTCCCTCGGTCGTCGTGGCCCGCGACCTCGCCCCGGCCGACACGGCGGCGCTGGACCTCTCCCTCGTCGTCGGGATCGTCACCGAACTGGGGGGGCCGACCAGCCACACCGCCATCATCGCGGCGCAGTTCGACATCCCCTGCGTCGTCCGCGCCGCCGGGGCGCTGGCGCTGCCCGCGGGCACGGACGTCGCGCTCGACGCCCGTGCCGGCACGGTGACGCCCGACCCGCCGCGCGCCGTGCGCGCGGAGATCTCGGCCCGCCGCGCCGCCCGCGCGGCGCTGGCCGCCTCGGCCGGCGGTCCCGGCCGGACCGCCGACGGGACCGCCGTGCAGCTCCTGGCCAACGTCGGGACGCTCGAGGACGCCGACCGCGCCGCGGCGCTGGACGTCGAGGGCGTGGGGCTGTTCCGCACCGAGGTCCTGTTCCTCGACCGGGCCGGCGCGCCCTCGCTGGCGGAGCAGACCGACGCCTACGCCTGGGTGTTCACCGCCTTCGGCGACCGCAAGGTCGTCGTGCGGACGCTGGACGCCGGAGCGGACAAACCCCTGGCCTTCGTCGAGGTCGCCGCCGAGGAGAACCCGGCGCTCGGCGTCCGGGGGCTGCGCACGTCGCGCCGCCACCCGGAACTGCTGACGACGCAGCTCGCGGCCCTGGCCGCGGCGGCCGAGCGGACCGGGACGCACCCGTGGGTCATGGCCCCCATGGTCTCGACCCCGGCCGAGGCCGCGCAGTTCGCCGCCCAGGCCCGCGCCGCGGGGCTGCCGACGGTCGGGGCGATGGTGGAGGTCCCCGCCGCGGCGCTGCGGGCCCGCCAGCTCGTGGCCGCCGGGCTCGACTTCGTCAGCATCGGCACCAACGACCTGACGCAGTACGCGATGGCCGCCGACCGCCTCGAGGGCGACCTCGCCGACCTGCTCGACCCGTGGCAACCCGCCGTGCTGCAACTGGTCCAGGCCACCGGCACGGTCGAGGTCCCCGTGGGCGTGTGCGGTGAGGCCGCGCGCGACCCGCTGCTCGCCCTCGTCCTCGTGGGTCTCGGCGTGCGGAGCCTGTCGATGGCGGCGGCGGCGGTGCCGGCGGTCCGGTTCGCGCTGTCCCGGACCGACCTCGGCACCTGCGTCGAGATGGCCGGTGCGGCGCTGGCGGCGGATTCGCCGCAGGACGCGCGCCGCGCGGCGGCGCGTTCGGCCGACGCCGACGTGCTCGCGCTGTAACCTCGGGACCAGGATCCCTCGGCGGGACGTCCCCCCGGCCTCGCCGAGGGATCCGTGGAACTCGAGTACGGCGGTGGAGGTGTGTCGGACGTGCCCAGGGTCGTCGTCACGACGGCGGGCGGGGTGCGCGGCCGGGCCGCCGACCGCGGCGTGGTCGGTTTCCGCGGCATCCCCTACGCGGCACCACCCGTCGGGGTGCGCCGGTTCGCGGCCCCGGCGCCGGTCGAACCCTGGGAGGGCGTCCGCGAGGCGCGCGACCCCTCGCCGGTCGCCCCGCAGGACCCGCGCTCGGGCTACGGCTGGTCCCCGGCCGCCGGCCCGGACCACCTCACCGTGGACGTGCACGTGCCGGCCGACTTCCCCCGCGACCTGCCGGTGCTCGTGTGGATCCACGGCGGCGGCTGGGTCTCGGGGTCCGGGTCGGCGCCCGGGTACCACCCCGGCGCCTGGGTGCGCCGGGGTTTCGTCGTCGTGTCGATGAACTACCGCCTGGGTTTCGAGGGTTTCGGGGCCGTCCCCGGGGCCCCGCACAACCGCGGTCTGCTCGACCAGGTCGCGGCGCTGCGCTGGGTGGCCGACAACGTCCGTGCGTTCGGGGGCGACCCGGACCGCGTGACGATCGCCGGTCAGTCCGCCGGCGCCGCCTCCGTCGCGGCCCTCATGTGCACGCTCACCGCCCGGGGGCTGTTCCACCGCGCGATCACGGCGAGCACGACGGGGGAGACGTACACCGCGGCGCAGGCCGGGCGCATCGCCGAGCGGGTCGCCCGCGCGGCGCGCGTGCCCGCCACCCGGGAGGGTTTCGCCGGGTTGCCGCCGGTCCGGCTGCTCGCCGCCTCCGACGCCGTCGCCCAGGACCTCGCGTCCGACCCCGAAGCCGGTGTCCGCGGCTCCGTCCCGCTGCTGTACCACCCCGTCGTCGACGGCGAGGTGGTGGCGGGTCCGTTCATGGAGGGCGCCCGCGCCGGGGGCGACCCGGCCGTGGACCTGCTCGTCCAGACCGTCGCGGACGAGTGGACGCTGTTCTCCCGCAGCGGCTTCGCCCCGGTCGCCTCCTCGCTGCAGGACGTGGCCGCGTTCGCGGCCGCGGTGGGGCTGCCGCCCTCGGCGGTGGAGGGTTACCGCGCCCTGCTGCCGGGCGCCGACCCCGGTGTGCTCGGCGACGCGCTGCTGTCGGACGCGTTGTTCGCCGAACCCTCGCGCCGCTTCGCCCGCGCCCACACCGCCCGCGGGGGCCGGACGCACCTGGCCCGCTTCACGTGGCGTTCCCCGGCCCTCGGTGGCCGGTTCGGGGCGACCCACGGCCTCGACGTGCCGTTCGCGTTCGGGAACCCGCAGGCGATGGAACCGTTCCTGCACGCCGTGCCCGTCCTGCCGCTGGCCCGTCGCGTCCCGCGCCTCGGTCCCCGGGTGCGGGGGGTCTTCCCCACGCCGGCCGCCGCCGCCCTGTCGCGGCGGGTGGTGCAGGCGTGGACCGGTTTCGCCGCGACGGGCGACCCGGGCTGGCCCGCGATCTCCGCCGAGGGGGTCCCCGTCCACGTGTGGGGGTCGCGCGACCACCTCGAGCACGGGCACGACCCGCGCGAGGACCTGTACGCCGACGTGGAGTTCCGCCCCTACGACGGGGCGGTCACCCCGGTCTGAGCCCGGGCGGGCCGACACCCCGCACGCCGGTCCCCGGGGCCGGTCCCTGGCACCGCGGGCCGCGCGGGACGTAGCGTCGTCCGGTGCCCGACCACGACCCGACCCCCGACGGCCTCGCTCCCGCTCTCGCCCGCCGGCT
Above is a window of Kineococcus mangrovi DNA encoding:
- a CDS encoding HPr family phosphocarrier protein codes for the protein MSTRTATVASRVGLHARPASLFVQAAAATGLPVTVAVGEGVPVDARSILMVMGLGAKHGDQVTLTAEGEGADAALDSLVELVETDHDA
- a CDS encoding carboxylesterase/lipase family protein, with translation MPRVVVTTAGGVRGRAADRGVVGFRGIPYAAPPVGVRRFAAPAPVEPWEGVREARDPSPVAPQDPRSGYGWSPAAGPDHLTVDVHVPADFPRDLPVLVWIHGGGWVSGSGSAPGYHPGAWVRRGFVVVSMNYRLGFEGFGAVPGAPHNRGLLDQVAALRWVADNVRAFGGDPDRVTIAGQSAGAASVAALMCTLTARGLFHRAITASTTGETYTAAQAGRIAERVARAARVPATREGFAGLPPVRLLAASDAVAQDLASDPEAGVRGSVPLLYHPVVDGEVVAGPFMEGARAGGDPAVDLLVQTVADEWTLFSRSGFAPVASSLQDVAAFAAAVGLPPSAVEGYRALLPGADPGVLGDALLSDALFAEPSRRFARAHTARGGRTHLARFTWRSPALGGRFGATHGLDVPFAFGNPQAMEPFLHAVPVLPLARRVPRLGPRVRGVFPTPAAAALSRRVVQAWTGFAATGDPGWPAISAEGVPVHVWGSRDHLEHGHDPREDLYADVEFRPYDGAVTPV
- a CDS encoding DeoR/GlpR family DNA-binding transcription regulator, which produces MYAPERHQTILDAARGVGRVEVTALAELLDVTPETIRRDLTVLERRGVLRRVHGGAIPVERLGAELAVPDRQDVAGPEKDRIARAALAELPDGGTLLLDAGTTTARLAELLPTDRELTVVTHALPIAQVVAQTVATRPNVTLHVVGGTVRGRTLAAVGVWAERALAEVFADVCFLGTNALTVEHGLTTPDLAEAAVKRSLISSARRTVVLADHTKFGRDDFAHVADLEAVDTVITDSATDPEILGDVEAAGPRVVRA
- a CDS encoding putative PEP-binding protein: MPELHPLLHGVGVGTGAAVGTAVVLAPAARPPADEPADPGAGPRVREAFEAVAAELRRRAETAGGTTGEVLQATALMAADPGLLAVVDQRLAAGSGPATAVDEAVEQFCAVLAASGPYLAERVTDLRDVRDRVVARVLGLPEPGVPQLTGPSVVVARDLAPADTAALDLSLVVGIVTELGGPTSHTAIIAAQFDIPCVVRAAGALALPAGTDVALDARAGTVTPDPPRAVRAEISARRAARAALAASAGGPGRTADGTAVQLLANVGTLEDADRAAALDVEGVGLFRTEVLFLDRAGAPSLAEQTDAYAWVFTAFGDRKVVVRTLDAGADKPLAFVEVAAEENPALGVRGLRTSRRHPELLTTQLAALAAAAERTGTHPWVMAPMVSTPAEAAQFAAQARAAGLPTVGAMVEVPAAALRARQLVAAGLDFVSIGTNDLTQYAMAADRLEGDLADLLDPWQPAVLQLVQATGTVEVPVGVCGEAARDPLLALVLVGLGVRSLSMAAAAVPAVRFALSRTDLGTCVEMAGAALAADSPQDARRAAARSADADVLAL
- a CDS encoding 1-phosphofructokinase family hexose kinase; translation: MKVLTVTPNPSLDHTVELAVLTRGEVHRALAGSVEAGGKGVNVARALARHGHPATAVLPSGGVDGARLEALLAPQRVRALTVPITGTIRTNTTVVEADGTTTKLNEPGPELTADDVESLQRSVSCGLDDDPDWFVSSGSLPPGAPLDLHARFVRAARRAGVRSAVDTSGPALGAAVEAAPDVLKPNEDELAELLGRELHTVGDVVAAAAELRERGVGEVLVSLGGAGALLVGDDGVVWAGGEPLVPLSTVGAGDCTLAGFLHASGTPAQRLATAVAWGRAAVLLPGSAVPGQDETSRAATAVRTLTDPDPDTLVKDLQR
- a CDS encoding PTS fructose transporter subunit IIC; translated protein: MRFVAITSCPTGIAHTYMAAEALEQAGKAAGHDVQVETQGSAGSAPFDPAVIAAADGVIYAADLEVRDKDRFAGLPFVDVGVKKAVADAPGVVAAAVAAVEAAPKGSTPAPAAGPALATKVTSNAGVGTRVRQWLMTGVSYMIPFVAAGGIMIALAFLIGGYQITDVTAADLISGFDPLSADAWAGLLFVLGAASFGFLVPVLAGFIAFGIADRPGIAPGFVGGTIAVTVGSGFLGGLVAGFLGGFVALALARLKVPNAVRGIMPVVVIPLVATFVTAGAMLVVLGRPIAWLMDELTAGLNSLSGSGIVLLGVILGVMMAADLGGPINKVAYTFATTGLATVATSSGSPVELKVMAAVMAAGMTPPLGIALATFVRKNLFTEAERQNGKAAVLLGAFFITEGAIPFAAAAPLRIIPAAMIGSGLTGGLTMAFGNTLRAPHGGIVVFGLVGQPLLYLLAILIGTAVTAVAVIALKGFHRKAPEAQTAPATAQPATV
- a CDS encoding PTS sugar transporter subunit IIA is translated as MTDLTAPELVLTDLVATDRVDATRQLAQTLAAAGRVTDLEQFLADVAAREEQMATGIPGGIGLPHARSAAVTVPSLAVGRVVSGERIDWGAPDGPANLVFLIAAPTEGEADHLQILAALARKLVHVSFRESLLQAPDAAAVASTVLTEVYGR